A genomic window from Triticum urartu cultivar G1812 chromosome 7, Tu2.1, whole genome shotgun sequence includes:
- the LOC125518304 gene encoding uncharacterized protein LOC125518304 yields the protein MDPRPGQSAFTISFSNPKAIVSKFPVAPVASHPADSNSQLDVQAHDYLYNQPRGTKRKFDGLSLGLGNSSNSDSSKQSMRAGCTISSPKGSDEGSSVDLGLNYLTLGNEGTSRLDKQASDFRRTSAKAGLDLELSLSVGPCQSAITGQDLTSATKQNNPFLQPYIMDLVPRVDEGSTSLHRPSGGQFLNFLNKTARMTGFSPRQVLSGSSNQSQGPASLPTLLQLQESPATCTSGSVSPQHRISSTKVCSYPGCRKGARGSSGRCIAHGGGRRCRREGCNKGAEGKTIYCKAHGGGRRCGHLGCTKSAEGRTDFCIGHGGGRRCIHDGCRRAARGKSGRCIKHGGGKRCQQENCTKSAEGRSGLCIAHGGGPRCQHAGCTKGAQGSTDFCKSHGGGRRCTHPDCTKGAEGSTPFCKGHGGGKRCSAQGCTKCVHGGTQFCVAHGGGKRCVVEGCTKSARGRTDRCVGHGGGKRCVSVGCDKSAQGSTDFCKAHGGGKRCTWGHPGSDLGVGSPPCDRLARGKKGMCVHHNPLLDDDRIHGGRTLAAFSITSSAASLDRRSHPANSETSRRSISTMLPVEAPGRAPLPEGRVHGGNIVSLFANGLSFGENSSNNAEASTSAPRSFKPAKEFSASGRSSWL from the coding sequence ATGGACCCCAGGCCCGGGCAGTCAGCATTTACTATAAGTTTCTCAAATCCGAAGGCCATTGTGAGCAAGTTCCCTGTCGCCCCCGTAGCCAGTCACCCCGCAGACAGTAATAGTCAACTTGATGTGCAAGCTCACGATTATTTGTACAACCAACCAAGAGGAACCAAGAGAAAGTTCGATGGCTTGTCGCTTGGCCTGGGCAACTCATCAAACTCAGATTCCAGCAAGCAAAGTATGCGTGCTGGCTGCACCATATCTTCTCCTAAGGGTAGTGATGAAGGTTCTTCTGTTGATTTGGGCTTAAATTATCTTACGCTGGGCAATGAAGGTACTTCCAGGCTGGATAAGCAGGCTAGTGATTTTAGGAGAACTTCGGCGAAGGCTGGGTTGGATCTTGAGTTATCTTTGTCTGTTGGACCATGTCAATCTGCTATTACTGGCCAAGACCTAACTTCAGCAACCAAACAGAACAACCCATTTCTGCAGCCATACATTATGGACTTggtcccaagagttgacgaaggTTCTACATCTCTTCATCGACCGTCTGGTGGTCAGTTCCTTAATTTCCTTAATAAGACTGCAAGGATGACTGGGTTTTCTCCAAGGCAAGTTTTATCAGGCAGCTCTAACCAGAGTCAGGGTCCAGCTTCACTGCCAACATTGCTCCAACTACAAGAAAGTCCAGCAACCTGTACTTCTGGGTCTGTTAGTCCACAACATCGCATCAGCAGCACAAAAGTTTGTTCATACCCAGGATGTAGAAAAGGGGCCAGAGGTTCGTCAGGGCGCTGCATTGCACATGGTGGGGGGAGAAGGTGCCGTAGAGAGGGATGCAACAAAGGCGCCGAGGGCAAGACCATCTACTGTAAAGCTCATGGAGGGGGACGGCGCTGTGGGCACCTTGGGTGCACCAAGAGCGCTGAAGGCCGTACTGATTTCTGCATAGGCCATGGCGGTGGTCGGCGTTGTATCCACGACGGCTGCAGAAGAGCAGCAAGAGGGAAATCTGGCCGCTGCATCAAACATGGTGGTGGAAAAAGGTGCCAGCAGGAGAACTGCACAAAGAGTGCGGAAGGACGTTCAGGCTTATGCATTGCCCATGGAGGCGGACCTCGCTGTCAGCATGCTGGTTGCACGAAGGGTGCACAGGGAAGTACTGATTTCTGCAAATCTCATGGTGGTGGCAGAAGATGCACGCACCCTGACTGTACAAAGGGTGCTGAGGGAAGCACGCCATTCTGCAAAGGGCATGGAGGAGGCAAACGTTGTtcggctcaaggctgcacaaaaTGTGTGCACGGAGGTACACAGTTCTGCGTTGCGCATGGAGGTGGCAAGAGGTGCGTGGTGGAAGGATGCACCAAGAGCGCCAGGGGTCGTACCGATCGCTGCGTTGGTCATGGTGGGGGCAAGAGATGCGTATCTGTTGGGTGTGATAAGAGCGCACAGGGAAGCACCGACTTCTGCAAGGCACATGGAGGAGGCAAGCGTTGCACCTGGGGTCATCCTGGCTCCGATCTTGGAGTTGGCAGCCCTCCCTGTGATCGCCTTGCTAGAGGCAAGAAAGGCATGTGTGTCCATCACAACCCGCTCCTGGACGATGACCGTATCCACGGCGGCCGAACGCTGGCGGCTTTCAGCATTACAAGCAGCGCTGCTTCCCTTGATCGTCGGAGCCACCCTGCAAACTCGGAAACCAGCAGGCGCAGCATCTCCACCATGCTTCCAGTGGAGGCTCCCGGTCGTGCGCCTCTTCCTGAGGGCCGGGTGCACGGCGGTAACATCGTGTCATTGTTTGCTAATGGTCTGAGCTTCGGGGAGAACTCCAGCAACAATGCCGAGGCCAGTACCTCAGCGCCTCGCAGCTTCAAACCTGCCAAGGAATTCAGCGCCTCTGGTCGCAGCAGCTGGCTCTAG